The following is a genomic window from Malus sylvestris chromosome 12, drMalSylv7.2, whole genome shotgun sequence.
CAGGTACGAACACAACAAGAAGCGGGAGGAGCTCCAGCGCTATGAGGAACTGAAGAAGCGAGGCCTCGTGGCTGACCCCTCCGATGCTTCAGACTCTGAACCGGATTTTGAATCGGACGACGACTACGTCCATGTCGCCAATTCCAAGAAGAGAGAATTGGAGTTTTTGGATGGTCTGCTCAAGGTGAAAAAGCATGACCCTATCTTGAAAAACAAAGatgttgttttgtttaattCTGATGGGGCTGAAATTATCGGAAACAAtggaggagagggagagggaaggGCGAAGAATAGGAGGAAGATGTACTTGAAAGATGTTAACGCTAAGCATTTGATCGAGGACGGCCCGGAACTGGCGGAGGAGGATGACAAGAACATTGGTAAAAACAGTAAGGTCTACAACGAAGAGCAAGAGCGGATAAGGAGAGAATTCTTACAGGCCGCCGCAACCGAGGAGGATGATGATGGTGAGTTTTTGGTAGAGAAGAATAAGAATGCTGCGGGGGATGATGATGGTGATAGTGTTGATAATGATCAGTATGAGAAGGCATTGGATGAGTGTTTCCCCGAATCTGATGAAAATGCTATGTTTCTCAAGAAGTTCTTTAAGGATCAGCTGTGGAAGGAGGATAAGGATCCCGAGTTAAAGGAGGAGGATTTGGAGATGGTGTCTGAGGATGAGATGGAGATCGAAAGGCAGGAGGAGTATGAGCACAGGTTCCAGGAGAATGCAGGTGATCGGATTATGGGGCATTCCAGGCAAGTTGAGGGGTCGGTGAGGAAGAAGGTCAAGGCGAGGAAGGAGCAGAGGAAGAGCAAGGAGGAGAGGATGGAGATTGCAAGGTTGGAGAGGGAGGAGGAGTTGAGGcatttgaagaatttgaagaagaaggagaatgacgAGAAGGTTAAGAAGATAATGGAGATTGCGGGACTTAAGGAGGGCGAGGTGTCTACATTTAATCCAAAGGAGTTGGAGAAGGAATTTGATCCACAAGAGTATGATAGGATGATGAAGAAGGCTTTTGGTGAGAAGTATTATCAGGCAGAGGATGCTGACTTAGAGCATTATAGTGATATGGACAAGGATGATGATGAGATTGAGAAACCGGACTTTGATAGGGAGGATGAGTTGCTTGGGCTTCCTAAAGGTTGGGATACTGTTGGTTCTGGTGACGGGTTCTTAGCTGCAAGGGAGAAGGCTTTGAAGCGGAAAAAGGAAAATGTTGGTGACcatgaggaagaggaagaggaagaggaagaggaagacgaAGTGGAAGAGGAAGGggaagaggaagtggaagaggaagaagaagaggaagtggaagaggaagaggaagaggaagatgaagaggaagaggaagaggaaggaaaAATGAGTGAGGAAGATAAACAAGAGAAAAAGCGTAAATTAGCTTTATTGGAGAGAGCTAAGAAGGAGATGATGGATGAATACTATAAGTTGGATTATGAGGATACAATTGGAGACTTGAAGACCAGATTCAAGTATGctaaaataaaacctaatagATATGGCTTGACTACTGCTGAGATATTAGCGATGGATGAAAAGGAGTTGAATCAATATGTGTCTTTAAAGAAGCTTGCCCCTTATACAGAGAAAGAGTGGAAGGTACCAAACAACAAGAGAATGGAGATAAAGCAGAAAGCTAAGGAGATTTTCAGACAAGGAAATGTGGGTAATAAAAAGAATCGCAAGAAGCTGAGAATAAGTGAAGCAGCTAAGGGTTCAAGCTTATCAAAGGGTGCCGCAGGGCAATCATCAATGGCTGCCCCGGAACATGGGAAAGAACAAGTAGGGGACTCAAATGGTGATAAAAAAGAATCCAGGAGTGCTAGAAGAAGGCGTCTCCAAGCTGCACGAAAATTACCAGCTTCTAGGCTCATGGCATATGGGGTGGTACCTGTAAAATCTAAGAAAAAAGGGAAGCACTGATCTGAACCACTTGTTAAATCAGAGCAGTAGACAGGTAATTCTTTCACAAACTTATAACCTTAAGCTTATATCATACagtgtttgtttcttttttttgttgttgttgtcttgCCCCTCTCCCTTTTTTGCATTGTATGTTTCTGTACTGGTTTAATGCTTTGATGTGGTTGCTGGAAATAAATTGTTATTGCCCCTAGTGCGTGGAAGCTCTTTGTAGGTCAAAGTCAGTCTTTTTCAGGTAAAATTGGTTGTAGGTATACAAGCTGATACTATAATGGGGGGCATGTCCTATTGTATGGTTTAGTCATTGGAAGGGAGAACATTGAATGGGTTAGGGCAGTGGAAAGGAGAAATTGTGCaatggcatgctgaactctgGTGAATGTTATCACTGTTGCACCTTAGATTTATATCTGTACTATTATGCTTGAGGAAAGGAAAAGCAAGACTGGAAGAACACCATGATTGAGTTGTACTAATGCGAACCGTAGTCATTTATAAAGTTGTGTATAGAACTAGAAGCCCATCCATTTCTGATGCATAAATATTTCTTTGCACAAGTGATGTTCATTGAAACCATACCGGTCTTTTAGTCATTTTCTGCGATTTCCTGTTTGTTAGCTAGGTTAATTCTTAGCCTTAGTCTCATACACTTTAGATTAAGCCAAAACAATGCCttattctttaattttgtttacatATGTCTGTGGGTGGTAAATATTTCATAGCATCGGTGTGATCTCCTTCAATGTTATGGATTATGTAGACTGATGCTCTTTTTGGATTTCAGTTGAAGTCATACACGTTAGCTCATTTGGTTCTCATGTCCATAGGTAGTGGTTGTTTGGTATTTATAACATGAAGACGGACTACAATTTTGCAAAGGCGAAGTATATTGAGGGTTTTATTGAGTTGATAGCATAGCAGAGGCTAACCAGGTGAGAACAAGTTGAAAGGAAGACTTGTCGATTGAGATTGtcactttttgtttttgcattttatgtaaACTTACGGTTTAGAAATCTAAGTAAACTAAAATCATCGTTGTTTTCCTGTTCTTGAATACAGCTATTTATCAATGTGGACGATATGCCAAGGGTTTCTTATGTACAATCTTGTTCATGTGTTCTATTACAATCAAATTGAATATTTCTTATTTTATGTGTTGACAAGTGATCTCCGcacattttttctttgttttctgcaTGTCATCAATATACCATGGGAATTG
Proteins encoded in this region:
- the LOC126592776 gene encoding uncharacterized protein LOC126592776, which translates into the protein MGVLQLFDGGSDSENDDVPQLKINEDFARRYEHNKKREELQRYEELKKRGLVADPSDASDSEPDFESDDDYVHVANSKKRELEFLDGLLKVKKHDPILKNKDVVLFNSDGAEIIGNNGGEGEGRAKNRRKMYLKDVNAKHLIEDGPELAEEDDKNIGKNSKVYNEEQERIRREFLQAAATEEDDDGEFLVEKNKNAAGDDDGDSVDNDQYEKALDECFPESDENAMFLKKFFKDQLWKEDKDPELKEEDLEMVSEDEMEIERQEEYEHRFQENAGDRIMGHSRQVEGSVRKKVKARKEQRKSKEERMEIARLEREEELRHLKNLKKKENDEKVKKIMEIAGLKEGEVSTFNPKELEKEFDPQEYDRMMKKAFGEKYYQAEDADLEHYSDMDKDDDEIEKPDFDREDELLGLPKGWDTVGSGDGFLAAREKALKRKKENVGDHEEEEEEEEEEDEVEEEGEEEVEEEEEEEVEEEEEEEDEEEEEEEGKMSEEDKQEKKRKLALLERAKKEMMDEYYKLDYEDTIGDLKTRFKYAKIKPNRYGLTTAEILAMDEKELNQYVSLKKLAPYTEKEWKVPNNKRMEIKQKAKEIFRQGNVGNKKNRKKLRISEAAKGSSLSKGAAGQSSMAAPEHGKEQVGDSNGDKKESRSARRRRLQAARKLPASRLMAYGVVPVKSKKKGKH